A genome region from Microcella alkaliphila includes the following:
- the thiO gene encoding glycine oxidase ThiO produces MIVVGGGIIGLSIAWRAMQTGRSVLLIDPAPAQGATFAAAGMLAPVSEYHHQEDALLPAMRESAARYPGFVRELELVEGASGYLRTETLLVGVDHGDRQALADLHAAHRRAQLEAEPLTTRDARAREPLLGPRVSSVYRVAGDHQVDPRMLAASLLDRLQTPDGHARQVGIAREQVVALLHRDRADDDSPVIGVRLSDGTEVVGAEVVLANGAGASAIDGVPGRLALPLRPVYGDILRLGVPDRLRPLLRSTVRALVHGESVYLVPRADGTLVVGATQREDGVDAVSAGGVHRLLRDAQQVVPAVGELSLIEATARTRPGTPDNAPLLGRVPGRDGAAVAGLTVATGFFRHGVLLAPLAADIVLGLMDGHPDHRWDAFRPDRFTTHADHTAEGIHR; encoded by the coding sequence GTGATTGTCGTCGGCGGCGGGATCATCGGATTGAGCATCGCCTGGCGCGCGATGCAGACCGGACGCTCCGTGCTGCTGATCGACCCCGCTCCCGCCCAGGGCGCGACGTTCGCAGCGGCAGGCATGCTCGCGCCGGTGAGCGAGTACCACCACCAGGAGGACGCGCTCCTGCCGGCGATGCGGGAGTCCGCCGCGCGGTACCCCGGGTTCGTCCGCGAGCTGGAACTCGTCGAAGGGGCGTCAGGCTACCTCCGCACAGAGACGCTGCTGGTGGGCGTCGATCATGGGGACCGGCAGGCACTGGCGGATCTGCACGCCGCGCACCGTCGTGCGCAACTCGAGGCCGAGCCGCTGACGACACGCGACGCGCGCGCTCGCGAACCACTCCTCGGTCCGCGGGTGAGCAGCGTCTACCGCGTGGCGGGCGACCACCAGGTCGACCCGCGGATGCTCGCGGCCAGCCTGCTCGACCGGCTCCAGACGCCGGACGGACATGCGCGTCAGGTGGGTATCGCGCGTGAGCAGGTGGTCGCCCTGCTGCATCGCGATCGCGCGGACGACGACTCACCTGTCATCGGAGTCCGGCTCTCGGACGGGACCGAAGTCGTCGGGGCGGAGGTCGTGCTCGCCAACGGTGCCGGAGCGAGCGCCATCGACGGGGTCCCCGGACGTCTCGCTCTGCCGCTGCGACCCGTGTACGGCGACATCCTCCGGCTCGGGGTGCCCGACCGGCTCCGGCCGCTGCTCCGCAGCACGGTACGCGCCCTCGTCCACGGTGAGAGCGTCTACCTGGTACCCCGCGCCGACGGGACCCTCGTCGTCGGCGCCACGCAGCGCGAGGACGGAGTGGATGCGGTGTCCGCGGGCGGCGTTCACCGGCTCCTTCGTGACGCACAGCAGGTGGTGCCCGCGGTGGGGGAGTTGTCGCTGATCGAGGCGACGGCGAGGACGCGACCGGGCACGCCGGATAACGCACCCCTCTTGGGACGCGTCCCGGGCCGGGACGGCGCCGCTGTCGCCGGACTGACCGTGGCCACGGGCTTCTTCCGCCACGGAGTCCTTCTCGCGCCGCTCGCGGCGGACATCGTCCTGGGTCTCATGGACGGCCACCCCGATCACCGCTGGGACGCGTTCCGTCCCGATCGATTCACCACTCACGCCGATCACACGGCAGAAGGGATCCACCGATGA
- the thiS gene encoding sulfur carrier protein ThiS — MTAITVNGEPRHTSASQSVADLMEGILGVRIGVDGTVPGGTTLGIAVAVNSVVVPRARWAHERLAEGDAVEIVSATQGG, encoded by the coding sequence ATGACCGCGATCACCGTCAACGGCGAACCCCGTCACACGTCCGCTTCGCAGTCGGTCGCCGACCTGATGGAAGGGATCCTGGGCGTTCGGATCGGGGTGGACGGCACCGTCCCCGGCGGCACGACTCTGGGCATCGCCGTCGCCGTCAATTCCGTCGTCGTCCCTCGCGCGCGATGGGCGCACGAGCGTCTCGCCGAGGGCGACGCGGTCGAGATCGTCAGCGCCACGCAGGGAGGATGA
- a CDS encoding thiazole synthase produces MGTGGAPSHAGLGAALRASGTELTTVSMRRHDPSTTGSLFRLLSDEGIRLLPNTAGCLTAREAVLTAELAREALSTHWIKLEVIADEDTLLPDGAELAQATEELVARGFVVFAYTNDDPALALRLEELGAAAVMPLGAPIGTGLGILNPHNISLIVERAGIPIVLDAGIGTASDAALAMELGCDAVLLATAVTRAQDPVGMATAFRHAVIAGRLARLSGRIPRRTAAHASSAMEGRPDL; encoded by the coding sequence ATGGGGACCGGCGGCGCACCCAGCCACGCCGGTCTCGGCGCGGCGCTGCGGGCCTCGGGCACGGAACTCACCACCGTCTCGATGCGCCGGCACGATCCGTCGACGACCGGCTCCCTCTTCCGGTTGCTGAGCGACGAGGGCATCCGCCTGCTTCCGAACACGGCAGGATGCCTCACCGCACGGGAGGCTGTGCTCACCGCAGAACTGGCGCGCGAGGCGTTGTCGACCCACTGGATCAAGCTCGAGGTGATCGCGGACGAGGACACCCTTCTTCCTGACGGAGCCGAGCTCGCCCAGGCCACCGAGGAGCTCGTCGCACGGGGCTTCGTCGTGTTCGCGTACACCAACGACGACCCGGCACTCGCCCTGCGACTTGAAGAGCTCGGCGCAGCCGCGGTCATGCCCCTGGGCGCCCCGATCGGCACGGGACTCGGCATCCTCAACCCGCACAACATCTCGCTCATCGTCGAACGCGCCGGCATTCCGATCGTGCTGGATGCAGGAATCGGCACCGCATCCGACGCAGCCCTCGCCATGGAGCTCGGCTGTGACGCCGTCCTGCTGGCCACGGCGGTCACGCGCGCGCAGGATCCGGTCGGCATGGCGACGGCCTTCCGCCACGCCGTGATCGCCGGTCGACTCGCCCGCCTGTCGGGCAGGATCCCGCGGCGCACTGCGGCCCACGCCTCCTCGGCCATGGAAGGAAGGCCCGACCTATGA
- the moeB gene encoding molybdopterin-synthase adenylyltransferase MoeB → MTPTPKGTPLPPVVAPAPELEPEEIDRYSRHILLPEIGVVGQRRLKNARVLVIGGGGLGSPILLYLAAAGVGTLGIADDDVVESSNLQRQIVHGVDDIGRLKIDSARDAVTAINPRVKVHTHPLRLSRETATGLFQEYDVIVDGTDNFATRYLVSDAATVTGKPCVWGSILRFQAQVSVFWSIHGPTYRDLYPDAPPPESAPSCGEAGVFGVLCGVAGSMMAAEAIKLITGTGRTLLGRLATFDLADARWREFTVAPDPVTDPGARTGTGGLCPADSCTEEDPAALIDVDELSNALAGCSSSEVPFELLDVREADEYARGHISGARSTPLSRLRADGPGFAALPADRPIIVYCKAGPRARAAAALLLAAGHPEVRVLDGGFARWALQSY, encoded by the coding sequence ATGACACCGACACCGAAAGGCACCCCGCTGCCGCCGGTCGTCGCGCCGGCTCCGGAGTTGGAGCCCGAGGAGATCGACCGGTACTCCCGGCACATCCTGCTCCCCGAGATCGGGGTCGTGGGGCAGCGGCGGCTGAAGAATGCGCGTGTGCTGGTGATCGGCGGTGGCGGGCTCGGATCCCCGATCCTCCTCTACCTCGCCGCCGCCGGGGTCGGCACGCTGGGGATCGCGGACGACGACGTCGTGGAGTCGAGCAACCTCCAGCGTCAGATCGTCCACGGCGTCGACGACATCGGCCGCCTCAAGATCGACTCCGCACGCGACGCCGTCACCGCGATCAACCCGCGGGTAAAGGTGCACACCCATCCGCTGCGACTGTCGAGGGAGACCGCGACGGGACTGTTCCAGGAATACGACGTCATCGTCGACGGGACGGACAACTTCGCCACCCGCTACCTCGTCTCGGATGCCGCGACCGTGACGGGGAAGCCGTGCGTCTGGGGATCGATCCTTCGATTCCAGGCGCAGGTCAGTGTGTTCTGGAGCATTCACGGCCCGACGTACCGCGACCTCTACCCGGACGCACCGCCCCCCGAGTCCGCCCCCTCGTGCGGCGAAGCGGGCGTGTTCGGTGTGCTCTGCGGCGTGGCCGGATCGATGATGGCCGCCGAGGCGATCAAACTCATCACCGGCACGGGTCGAACCCTGCTCGGGCGACTCGCCACCTTCGACCTCGCCGACGCCAGGTGGCGGGAGTTCACCGTCGCACCCGACCCCGTCACCGACCCCGGTGCGCGCACGGGCACCGGGGGACTGTGTCCTGCGGACTCGTGCACTGAGGAGGATCCGGCTGCCCTCATCGACGTGGACGAGCTGAGCAACGCGCTGGCGGGGTGCTCGTCGAGCGAGGTGCCGTTCGAGCTTCTCGACGTCCGAGAGGCCGACGAGTACGCCCGAGGACACATCTCGGGCGCGCGCTCCACGCCGCTCAGCCGACTGCGAGCCGACGGCCCGGGTTTCGCCGCCCTCCCCGCCGATCGTCCGATCATCGTCTACTGCAAGGCAGGACCGCGTGCGCGTGCCGCCGCGGCACTTCTCCTGGCCGCCGGGCACCCCGAGGTGCGTGTCCTGGACGGGGGATTCGCCCGGTGGGCCCTCCAGTCGTACTGA
- a CDS encoding bifunctional hydroxymethylpyrimidine kinase/phosphomethylpyrimidine kinase, which translates to MHADLKSIAANGGYGMAVVTAVVAQNTHGVRSVHVPPARVLRAQLDAVSDDVIVDAVKIGMLGSTAAVAAVERWLHRVRPPIVVLDPVLHSSSGRRLLPTRALRRWDGLLSCVDLLTPNLPELATLQARFGDWHSSLLHAKDWLSGALRHADELRVGTGNGPLNHFHRGTSAATEHPRRRD; encoded by the coding sequence ATCCACGCCGACCTGAAGAGCATCGCCGCCAACGGCGGCTACGGAATGGCTGTGGTTACCGCCGTGGTGGCGCAGAACACCCACGGCGTCCGGTCGGTGCACGTGCCGCCGGCTCGCGTGCTTCGCGCGCAGCTGGATGCGGTCAGCGACGATGTCATCGTCGACGCGGTGAAGATCGGGATGCTCGGCTCGACCGCTGCCGTCGCGGCGGTGGAGCGCTGGCTCCACCGGGTTCGCCCGCCCATCGTGGTCCTCGACCCGGTGCTTCATTCCTCGAGCGGCCGGCGACTCCTTCCCACCCGCGCGCTGCGCCGGTGGGACGGCCTCCTGTCTTGCGTCGACCTGCTCACGCCGAACCTGCCGGAACTCGCCACCCTGCAAGCCCGGTTCGGCGACTGGCACTCCTCCCTGCTGCATGCGAAAGACTGGCTGTCCGGGGCGCTCCGGCACGCGGACGAGCTCCGCGTGGGCACGGGAAACGGACCGTTGAACCACTTCCATCGCGGCACGTCGGCAGCGACGGAGCATCCGCGCCGACGGGACTGA